AGAAATAAAGTAACATACacaacgttttaaattttatcatatcattgtttttaaaatatactaacaataattatttgtttagtttatttttaaatcattataatattttacattgtgattaaacaaaaatatattaaattaactaataattttcaCCATAACAAATTTCAACATGTAATTAgtagtgttcaaaaaaataaaaaacaatatgattttaaattatatcttataaattGTGCCTTTAAATTTAGGATATTTATacctgtatagtatattataatggttaacattttatcaacaaataatatccataataagTTTTTGGTAAAGAgcactttattatataaaacatgataacatttaaacattcaaaaattaacagTAAGAATAAGAGTGAAAAGAAAAACTAGTGATGGTCCATAGAAGATTATTTGATCTAAATGAGCTGAATCAAAGTTGAGTAGTCAATGTTTGTTAATGTAAGATATTCTTATTATTCTTTACCTAGTTTATCCAAAACTAAGCTCTTATTTATTGgctaaaacaaacaaacaaaaaaaaacaaattaatattagtattgtttacacatatattatgagtgttacataagtatataactttATCCACTGAAGTATTATGTAAGGaacttaaataatgaatataataaataaaaagcattatcaaaaatgtatttaggcTCGAGTAAGAAAAAAACTTGATATCAAATATCATTCTTATAatctttatacataataaattatatttggtgcacaatattatattctttgaaGTTATGCTTACAATATTTACCAAACAGCATACGCAATGGCAAAGTATTTATCTAAAATAGCAACTTACACTAAATATTGTTCACACTGAATTTTTCCAATTAGATTATCTCCTTGAGGCTCAGGAACATTCCTACATCACCTACAACTATTGTTCCTTGTTGACTAGAACTAAAACACTATGATTGAAATTTAAACTTcatcaattacctatataagCAATTGATcatgtattcataatatttaacactcttaaatagatttattatcgatgtgattatatgaatattgaataggtaACTACTTCTAGGAAAACTACTGGCATAGAATGTTGTACGATGCTGATAGCGTAATTACCAAATTCGAATAAACGTATGTAAatatcagtggcgtatataggggGGAGGCCCCCTAGGCCAGAGCCCATAGTGAAATTGCAGTTTCAATTAAAGCATTTCATGTATACTTACACAGCCGGttgattaaaatcatttttgaggAATCAACAAGGAAATGATTGTCAGGACTTGCTTTGATGGCTTTGATGTTAAATTCATAGTTAGATAGCTGTTCGCGCCGGCGGTAGCGTCGTAATAGTCCGTCCACACCGAccgatcacacacacacacacaccgcaagttttgtatttattatttttatgtcaattgTGTCGTccgtgaattattatgtaatagataAATGTAGATAATGAGTTATGTAATGCAGCCGCCGACGGCTCGCTGTGTGGAAgctttaacacggccgccggaATCGTCAGTCTATCCCGTTACGCCAACGCCGAAATTACGTGAGCAAATCGCCGTGCCGAGgtgtaaaatttatattgtttgtagtatagattaatatattgtttcgttAATGTTAGTGTGCGCAAATCGCCATGACCATTATTGTGTTGTAAAATTTAAGGCACGAATTgccatacttatttttattttgtataagtgAAGTCGCGAATCGCCACTTGTATCAATTTTGCCGCGTACGCTAATCGCCGCGGGCattatattcattgttgtgttattattattattttcattattatacagGATAGGTAGCAGCTGACCAGCCGTGCACCGTCCAAATTgtgagtttattatttattattcattattatatccTGTTGGGCCAGAAGggccacaatattattagtcatattttatacctttatgttgctgtgattttttttatattccttgtgtccacaaataattatttattttgtgtacaatacaaCAACCATTTTTACCAGCAACCGTGTTATCCATTATTAAATAGAGTTACCTTtctgtcattattttataagcttacACACTATCACATCTACACACTCACACACCCACCACACACTAGCACTCTCTGGTCTTGCACGGCGAACCCGTCCACTTCCTTTGAGTcgctataacatatatacacacaaacacaagtCGATCGGTGTGTGAACGTTGCGTACAAGTATTGCTGTACCGGGCGCACGAGCTATAATTGTATCGTTCCCGGCGCGATCAATagcattaaaatatacataatatatgaaattgtcaatattttttgaagaagaattaaaaaattaattttacataattataaaattaaatgcacaatttttatttttattttatgtcataATTATAACCACCCAGctccctaaaatatatttatagtattatggcTATGTTAGTCGTGCTACGcttgaatattgataaattgacaaaattggctcgtagtgaaaataatttgtatatacgccactggtaaatatgtaatagttttttaggttcaataaatcatttattagtAGTTGTAGATGACATTCACATAAGATAATATTGTACTCTTAAGTTCCCAAACGTTTCGGTTTAGGCCCTTTTAAAACGTACTCCCGGAGTCGGGGGTCCTCAACAGCTCAACCCCACCCCTCTTAGGTGTATTTTGAAAAAGGTTTTGTTTCGACGTTTCTGAAACTCGAGATTTGTATTGTTTAGAGGTTGGTGATCAAATTTGGCGTTTTTGCCGAGACCATAGGAGCTGTTTTCCTACGTCTTTGGGACttcaaaagttcaaaatttgCGTTTTTCAGGGTTTTCAGCACGGACACTTAGATTTTTGGCGCGCAGAGCCGTTATTGTTTTTGGATGTTATAGAGGACTTTGAGCCGTATCGATGGATACCAGGATCGAGATTATCCAACTTTTGGTTCGAGAGTTATGATTTTTCGTGtgttttttgtacttaaaaaattacgttgtaacttgtattttggattttcattCGATCACTACAAAACTCGAGATTCTAGTCTTTGGTATACAAGGATTCAAAAATGGTTTATGTTCGAAGTACGTACGACCATTATTTCGTCTGTAATCGGAGTagcaaaaagtttaaaaacgcATTACGTGATTATTCGTATAACCAGACGTTTCATTATGGTATACGTCTGTTAAacgttttaagtaataattattttgaacttttttttacatttattttagtagGCGTGTatctcattatttattaatgtaaatcgataggtatataagaataaaatattaaaacctataaaataataggccaattcactctaatatatatatatatatatattatatatttgagccgacaacacaaaattggaacgGCTGGATGTACATTTTGAAGTACTAGCTCCTTCAATATTGGTCGTATCGTCTTGAAATCTTCAAGGTTCAACGCAGTGACACCTCTAGATCAAATTTCTGCTCTCAAAAAAGCCGCGTATCGATCTAAAGATTGACAAATTGACAAAACAAAATTAcccgctaatttttttttttagtattttaaacacGTAATTTACCGCCTTAGTAATGTGTTAAACAACTTTTACCATCTGggaaattatgtaggtacgatTCTGCTTTGATCCTTGTAGGTTTTATAGGAGTGGGacttatattgtactattataggATTTAGGTTTTCGTTAgatttttcaaaaccaaaattaaaattcaagttTTAGGATAAAAAGTTATTACACGTGTTGGGAATTCTAAATGTGTCtattcaaaaccattttaaaactAACTGTTTAGGCGATATACGGAGAGTTGTGACTATTTTAGtccaatacataataaaaacagtttataaattatgccaaattaactagaaataacaattcattttattccataaactaattataaaataaataataaatattaaaatttgtattggaTATTCTaagatattttaacattaagcTCTTGTTTGATATAGTACAAATTACTAATTGGgttgattatattgtattacaatattataatatttattagtaattattgagaaaaaaagaaaatacattggaatattgtaatttattatattttgtcccCGGGCACAGGGCAGTGAGCGATGTAGGTACAGAACTACAGACCTGCATTTgtcattcaaaatgtattgtagacacagttataaacttataatacataaacagtCAAATAGATGTATTATAGATATGTCATGTGATATACCGATAcaggtacattatacatattagttACCGACAGTGATGGGAAAATGGTCCAACAATGGGCAAACATTCTGTCTTAAGCATTACAGTAAATTACACAATAAATGAATGACAACAATAGTTGATTGATAAATTGGTAATTTTAAGGACATCAAGGGGTCAGTTCTTCTTTTTAGAAAATTGAATTAGGCTCTTATgagtaattcaattttaaaaatataattaaaataaataataatttacctaaataattaattagtacagtgcaaaatattttttatcagccTATACTAGTGAATATAGTGATACGTTtatagacaaaataaaatatacatttatttaatttatttgaaatttctgTGGTTTAACGTTTTGATACATTTTCTTCCTTACTTTAATAAccattttctaattaaaataatatgctttacTAATATAGCAACTATATGTCTGATGaaacaataattcaataatgttatcaattcatgcataattattttatatctatctaaGAATTTAGTTTGTTTTCGGGTCTCTAGTACCCCACtaactattttactttattactttcaactttaatttgattttctgaTAACTTAATTGcacttatactaaaatattttcaaattgtaataaGCATATCATTACAGGCAACTGAGTAAAATAACCTTACAAATAACATGGTATCCATtacattaaatcatttttttatactgtAGGACAATTCATTAGGGATAAtggataaaacaaatttaaaacaagtgatatgcttttttaagtttattaaaatatattttaaattatattaacaactcAAGGTAGGTGTGTAATCAATATTGCTCATTATGGTACCGCAAGACAAAAATAACAAGGACCTAAATTTAACTTTTCAATTTGGAattgttattcatttatttcgGAAGATTTACCTAGGACTAATAAGTTATATAGGAAtggcataatttattgttttacttcaaatttaaatcaatgccatccaagtatttaaaaagtcaTATATCTGCgctgaagaaaaataaaatataaacaaagtaaaacttaaacaatataggtacagctGGTGAATATCCACCtgcgaaaaaaaatagttagacAAAGTACagcgtttgaaaaatattggctttgattataaaaatagaacaacCAATGAATATTTACTAGGAATATCAGTTAATTtccaatattttgcaaatataatattttacaattaaaactaaTGTGATATCTAGAACAGcacgaaaaaaacaaattgcgataaaaagtattaatgtcaAAGGTTTTGACCGAAACAATTTTTGTGTTCAAGGTTTTGAcggtaacaatttttttgttcaagaTTTTGATGTTCAAAGCTTTGACGGaaactatttttttgttcaagatTTTGACGTTCAAAGGTTTGacgaaaactatttttttgttcaagatTTTGACGTTCAAAGTTTTGACGGaaactatttttttgttcaaaatttcgACGGTCAAGGTTTTGATATTCAAGTTGAAAGTTTTGAAGtccagttaaaataataattcaaatgaatccaaataattcaaataattaattgtaagttGTTAAATAAAGTTGGACGGTTTTTGTGAGAAAGGGTATAAgtcaaattatacaatttttcaggAGGCAAAAAAAACTTGATAACTTATACAGTGAAGTAAATATATGAACAATagaattttttatcattttgtcTGTGCATGATAGCACTGTATTTGACAACAGCTTACTGCGTGCCCAGTTCGAAAACAATGAGTTTGAAGAATGTTTTCTTCTGGGTGATGGTGGTTATCCATGCAGGAGTTATCTCATGACTCCTTTACTGAATCCCTCTACTAACtccgaaaaaaattatcaagtaAGCATATTTTTAGATGTCATTAagtgataaaatattagttaatttttatgttaaatacagAAAGCCCAAATAGGTACGAGGAATGTCATTGAACGTGTTTTTGGAGTTTTAAAACGACGATTTCCTGTCTTATCTGTTGGCATTCGCACTCAACCAAGGACAGCTTTGACAACAATTGTTGCTACTgcagttttgtataatattttactaaaacaaaatGATGAAATGCCATTAAATGAACAGCAAttagacaataatttattagaagaACTACCAGCTTTGCCAGTAAGACAGATTGGAAATGTTGTAAGAAACAATGTAATAGAAACTTATTTTtcttaaccacaaaataattaatgaataaaataaacatatcatGTTACATATCTTAGgtgcgttttatttattttttatttttgtcgtcCCAACATTTCGCAGCCCATTAAAAATCATGGGAAGTGGCGGTTTGacataattgataaattggAGTGCAGGCATTATTCGATGATAGGGTTTTTATCTATTAGTTAATGCTCCATCACTTAAAAAGTAATTCACATTTTGTACAAGAGGGTGCTGGGGATGTACTAATTTGAGTACAGCCCCTAGTTTTGTTTGAAACTCTTCGGCACATTGAAGTAAAAATGATTCTTGAAAGGAGATCTCAAAGTTTTTggattaaattacttataataagtttatttgatcactaaaaaacattattatctaCTTTTTAATATCTGTTGAATAACTAGTtctagttaatattaataatctttttacctaaaaacattttttgttcgagaataaacctttttattttttacataaaaatgatataacaataaatccttattaaaaaaaaatatatatattaagtcaaatatcttttgattaaaattaaaataaaatcataattccttttgttttatcaatgtaactataaattattaataataattcttataattcttttaattttttcttcaattcGTATTCTAAAATCTCTTCTTTTAGCTTGTTTTGCTTGGCTTGGGAAATATAATTGTCTCTTTCTTCCTTCAGTTTTTCAATTGCcacaatttttccaatttctaaaatgtCTAGCTTTATATCAGACTGTTTTCTTTTAAGATTGTTGTTGTCATTTATAAATGATTCCTTTAAATTATATGAACTTAATTGCTTGTTAGTaagttcatttaaattttcatataccTTCTTGGGAGGTACACGCGTTGTTGAACTCTTGGGCAATTTTTTTCGTGGCATTGAAGTTTCGATTGCTTTTTGTGTTGACTGCTTGTGACTAGTTATGTTTTCTAAACAAAACTAAACACttgtataaaatgtgttttataaattttaataacaatttttaccaTATGTTGCGTGTTGATCATCTACCACATCATCAAATTTAAGAGATATTGGTTCTAAAGCATTTACTTCCATATCATTAGGGCCCAAataagaatctaaaaaaaaaacaacaacacaaaataaaatattttcgaattgaatttcaaaaattatttaaagtacttACATTCTACTGGACTACATTCATCAAAAATTTCAACACATTGATCATCAGTATAAACTGgagtataacttttatttataactgcAGATGTACTAGGAAAATCGCCATCACAATCATAAGGTGATTCTACTGATTCAAATGGAAGCCGTAAATACACGGAAAATAATCAAACGGACCATCAATTTGCGGAATTCTTGTGTCAAGTTACGGAAATAAAAATAGTGCTAACCGTCAGATTACGGACCGTCAAATACcggaattaaaaaatttacggACCGTAATATGACGGAAAACCTTAATATCACGGACCGTAATATGACGGAAAGTAAATACGTGGACAGTAATATGACGGACCGTCACATTACGGAAATTGAAAAAGCTAGTCACCTTGTTTTTGTTTTCGGCAAACTTTGTGTCCTCACAACGGGATGGGGTCAGTTGGGTCCCCAGATACGAATTTGGACCCCGTGATAAGAAATTATAGCTGATAATCTAATCAAGAGCTCCAATTCTAgcttcaaataaaaatactatgttcttttaataaatttgttattataagttaattgtaattaataaaaaattatacttcacatataattattatgagaaaaattgtaaaattaataaactagcgTACACGGGAGGCCTTCAAAACATTGAATGTCAAACAATTGAACGTCAAAATCTTGAACATAAATTTTCTTGAACATTCAAAAACTTGAATATCAAAACCTTGACCGTCGAAatcttgaacaaaaaaatagtttCCGTCAAAACTTTGAACGTCAAAatgatttttacaatatttatataattgacatatttgtattaattgttttactcaTGATTgagattttattactattagattagattctatataattagattttattactatttacttactaCTGTGgctttatataaatgtaattatttcaatatttatataattgacattGTATTAATTGTGTACACGCCGTTACCGATCCTACAAGTTGGGCGGTTGTCGGCAAACGACTTGCGTAATGTGCTGAAAGCTGGAGCGGGATCGGGTTACTCAATAAGTCGGTCAAGACAAATTTAGTGGGcgcccaaaataataataataacttaaaactaatttaCCATAGCTGgcgaacaataattataattttaaatcagcCCACTGACACGTGGGACTAAACATATGGACCTGGCTAGGGCGACTGCGTGGCTCGGCGGCTGCGATCCTTGGTGACGACCAATATCGGTCCCTCGCCGGAACGGCGACGGCGGACAAATCTTCGGCTCGTCGCTCGACGATAATGGCTCGTGGTTCCACGCGAATAGCGCGAACGcgaattagataatatattgacgTCTTTCCGTGACAAAACACGCGTGTTCACTCGCGACTTTTACTATTTCACTCGATGTAGCAACAGGTACGTACCGCGACGACTATTAAAACGCGAGAAAACGTACTTCggaagtaggtactaggtaccgaTCGTGGCTGCTGATCACAGTTCGGGTTCACGGCACCTCGTGTTCCCACGAGGTTTTCGCAACACACACGGGAACGACAGCGCGGACGTTGCGCTTCGTTCAGCCGTTGGAAAAAGACAAAGTTCACGACTCCAGTGCGCGACGGCCGATAGCCGGCTCGCCGGCCGTTGACGGCGGCGTGGGACTGCGGAGGGGGAAAGCGTAGGAGCTTCGATATGGAACGCGACTTTCAGATGAGACACTTTGTGGCCGGCCACTAGAATCGCGCTACAAGACACAAAAAGTGTTTCATGTGTAAGCGTCTTTCACACGAGACACTTGTCGTACACGAGTATctgattaaatacaattattttttataattgttatttatttttcactcaaCCATGGAAGTAGAAGAAGCTCTAAAAATGACACGAAAAAAGAAGACACAAATATGAGAAGATCTATTTCAACCGAAGAACGACTTGCAGTTACGTTAAGGTATgtcttatcacttatcagtaatatttttaatatatttttataattaataatgtagaaatgttctgtaatttttttataatacgaaAGCGTTTTGTTGCTAAACGTTGTCTGTATAAccgttaataattatataatttgttttacttacTTGGTTAATTAAAACACACTACAGatttacacatttaaaaatactgtaatCAAGTTGTATATTACCGAATAGtagcaaaattattaatattaaaaaacatttctttctatataataagttagtagaaacaatatttttagttaagtaggtaggtagttcccaacaactatatttaatacaatatttaaatattaaaaataaatttttatcctctccatataacattatgtaattaataaacacTGATAAACAtgaattgttttacttttttaaattgtgtcgTTGAATTGGCTAACATAGCTTGCCAAACTTGAAGAGCTTGATTGAGATACATCTAATTCcgtattagataaaatattttgagatgATGATGGTGTTGGAGTGCGAAAACGTTGATGTTGATTGTTTTGTAATGGATGAACGCTAGGATACAAACTTTGAAAGTTTGGATAAGCCTGTGGTCTTTGGTATAAAGTAGGATATTGATGCAGTGTCGAATTTCGTTGACATTGAGTATCAAAATGTGAACCATCTGAAAAATGGGTATTCTGTTGTCGAGATTTTTTTGCATTAGAAATTGTTTGCATTATGCTAAGTTTCACTTCCATTTTATTTTCCTCTGGTACTTGTTTAAGATCATTGATAAGGGATAACAGAAAAAGTCGGTCAGGATCATCCATTGATTTTGTCATTTCATTTCGATTTTCTAAGCTTTTTTGTATAGACAGAAACAATTGACTTTCTGAATccttattttgtgtttttatctTTTTGGATGGCCTTGATTGTGTGATTGTATCTTCATATGCGTGTTCTTCACCAGAATCATTTATGTTATCATTATCTTCATTATCTGTGATGGGTTCAGCATCAGCATACTGTTCAGCATCATTGtcattaaaatttgatatagtTTGTTTATTTCCAACACACGTTGAAAGAAAAGATAACTGATTGTAATAAACATACGTTTTCCACGATTTACTGCCTGATCCAGATTTCATTGTCTTTCTTTTAGACTGTTCACGGGCATATGAATTTCTAAGGCTTTTCCATTTTCGTTGTAGATTTTGcactgtaataaaatataatattcaaataatatatcaagaTAAGgatgtattgatatatttttatttagataactAATTAACCcgttattcaaattatttaacataataatacattttttaggtaCCTTGCTACGGGATGCACTTTAACAGAATTGCATTACAGTTTTAGAATTGGTGTTTCAACTTTGAGTTCTATTATTCAAGAAATGTGTAAAGCTATATGGACAAACTTAAGGATAACTTATATGCCAGAACCAAAACAAGAAGATTGGTTGAAAATTGCAGATACTTTTTTGAACGTGACAAATTTCCCTAACTGTATTGGGGCAATCGATGGGAAGCATATCCGCATTGTAAAGCCAGCACATAGCGGATCTTTGTACTATaactacaaacattttttttcaaccgtTTTGTTAGCTGTATGTGATGCAAATTATTGCTTTATAGCAGTGGATATAGGAGATTACGGTAAAAATAGTGACTCGTCGATCTTCAAAAATTCTACATTTTATCGGAAACTTTTCAAAAAAGAACT
This genomic window from Metopolophium dirhodum isolate CAU chromosome 1, ASM1992520v1, whole genome shotgun sequence contains:
- the LOC132932695 gene encoding putative nuclease HARBI1, yielding MVYVRKFFIILSVHDSTVFDNSLLRAQFENNEFEECFLLGDGGYPCRSYLMTPLLNPSTNSEKNYQKAQIGTRNVIERVFGVLKRRFPVLSVGIRTQPRTALTTIVATAVLYNILLKQNDEMPLNEQQLDNNLLEELPALPVRQIGNVVRNNVIETYFS
- the LOC132932696 gene encoding uncharacterized protein LOC132932696 yields the protein RLPFESVESPYDCDGDFPSTSAVINKSYTPVYTDDQCVEIFDECSPVEYSYLGPNDMEVNALEPISLKFDDVVDDQHATYENITSHKQSTQKAIETSMPRKKLPKSSTTRVPPKKVYENLNELTNKQLSSYNLKESFINDNNNLKRKQSDIKLDILEIGKIVAIEKLKEERDNYISQAKQNKLKEEILEYELKKKLKEL